The DNA segment TGGTTAAGCTGCGTTCCTGACCGTCCAGCGTTTGGATCGTTTCATCCGGTCTGGCGGTTCGGACGACCACTTGATGTGCTTTTAAACAGTCAAAGTCGAAGGCATGCAGCGGCTGACCGGTTTCCAGCATAACATAATTGGTGATATCCACAATATTATTGATCCCGCGCATACCCAAGGCAGCCAGACGAGCCGACAGCCAGGCCGGCGACGGTCCGATTTTTACATCATTCAATAACAAAGCGAGATACCAGGGACACAATTCTTCATTCTGCAGCTGAATCCGCTGCCTGTCTTCCCGAATGCTGATTTCCGGCAATTGCGGTATCACCGCTTCCATGCCAAGCACAGCGGCAACTTCGAAAGCTGCTCCCCACATGCTCAGGCAATCGGAGCGATTGGGCGTCAGATCGAAATCCAGGATCGCGTCTCCGCCCGGCAGATAGTCCAGCGCGGCAATTTCGATACCGGCCGTGACCAGATGTTCCGCTATTTCCTGCGGCGCCGTCTGCAGACCGGGGATCAGCTCCTGTAACCAACTGTATAATACTTTCATTTTGCCTGCCTCCCCTAAACGCGGAATTGATTCAAAAAACGCAGATCATTTTGATACATCTGGCGCATGTCATCGATACCGAACTTCAGCATCGCGATTCGTTCCACACCCATGCCGAAAGCAAGTCCGCTGACTGCTTCCGGATCGTAGCCGTTCATCCGCAGGACGTTGGGGTGAACCAAACCGGCGCCCAGGATCTCGATCCAACCGGACTGCTTGCAGAGATGACAGCCTTTACCGCCGCAATTAAAACAGGAAATATCCACTTCCACGCTGGGCTCTGTGAAAGGGAAAAAGCTGGGGCGCAAACGAATCTCCCGCTCAACCCCGAACATCAGCCGGGCAAAGGAAAGTAAAATGCCTTTCAGTGTCGCCAGAGAAACGTTTTGATCCACATAAAGGCCTTCCACCTGATGGAACATCGGCGTATGCGTTGCATCCTCATCGCGGCGATAAACTTTGCCGGGAACAATGATCTTGATCGGCAGATTCGGCGCCATGGCTTCCATGCTACGTGCCTGCATCGGTGAAGTTTGCGTCCGCAGCAGCAGATCTTCGGTAATATAAAAGGTATCCTGCATTTCGCGGGCGGGATGATCGAGCGGGATATTCAAAGCCTGAAAATCATAATAGTCCGTTTCAATCTCCGGTCCTTCGGCAATCGTAAAACCAAGTCCGATAAAAATCTCTTTAATTTCTTTTAAGATCAAGCTGATGGGATGCATGCTGCCGGCAAGAAAAGGGTAGCCGGGCAATGTGATGTCGATCCGCTCCGACTGCAGTTTGACCGCCTGTTCTTTTTGGCGGAAGATTTCCAGCCTTTCTGTCAAATTCTCTTCTAAGGTTTGCCGTATTTCATTGGCAATCTGCCCGAATTGCGGTCTGTCCTCCTCCGGCAGCTTACCCATTTGCCGTAAAATCGTGGTAAGCTTGCCTTTCTTTCCCAAATACGCTACTTTAAAATCATTCAATTCCTGAGAATTCTGCAATTGCTTTAATTG comes from the Negativicutes bacterium genome and includes:
- the pheS gene encoding phenylalanine--tRNA ligase subunit alpha, giving the protein MLKSLMELREEALEQLKQLQNSQELNDFKVAYLGKKGKLTTILRQMGKLPEEDRPQFGQIANEIRQTLEENLTERLEIFRQKEQAVKLQSERIDITLPGYPFLAGSMHPISLILKEIKEIFIGLGFTIAEGPEIETDYYDFQALNIPLDHPAREMQDTFYITEDLLLRTQTSPMQARSMEAMAPNLPIKIIVPGKVYRRDEDATHTPMFHQVEGLYVDQNVSLATLKGILLSFARLMFGVEREIRLRPSFFPFTEPSVEVDISCFNCGGKGCHLCKQSGWIEILGAGLVHPNVLRMNGYDPEAVSGLAFGMGVERIAMLKFGIDDMRQMYQNDLRFLNQFRV